A portion of the Paenibacillus marchantiae genome contains these proteins:
- the ftsH gene encoding ATP-dependent zinc metalloprotease FtsH, whose amino-acid sequence MNRFIRNSGFYLILFLVVVGIVQFVSNGGEATDNPRYDQLRTAIKANNVSELTVQFNGQTYLVTGQYRKIPDGAKSENFSTYIPPTDEAISELVAASETNNFEYHQEPMKGDSIWLTLLTSFIPLIIMFLLFFFLFNQAQGGGGKVMNFGKSRARLYNEEKKRVTFEDVAGADEEKQELVEVVDFLKDPRKFAAVGARIPKGVLLVGPPGTGKTLLARAVAGEAGVPFFSISGSDFVEMFVGVGASRVRDLFENAKKNAPCIIFIDEIDAVGRQRGAGLGGGHDEREQTLNQLLVEMDGFGANEGIIIVAATNRADILDPALLRPGRFDRQITVDRPDVRGREAVLKVHSRNKPLTKDVKLDIIAKRTTGFSGADLENLLNEAALLAARRNRRDISMREVDEAIDRVIVGTEKKSRVISDREKRIIAYHEAGHTIVGYFLEHADMVHKVTIIPRGRAGGYVIMLPKEDRMLVTKQELLDKITGLLGGRVAEELFIGEIGTGAYSDFQQATGIVRSMVMEYGMSEKLGPMQFGSSQGQVFLGRDIGHEQNYSDSIAYEIDQEMQRFINDCYEKCKDLLVKHSKEMHLIAQTLLEVETLEMDQIKELIETGSLTPKSENSNDGEGTPSESGEAIIDNIGDVRVRIQGKDETPEPPAGDIPNEAPNLDKGNSNDPDDGGTKPTS is encoded by the coding sequence ATGAATCGGTTCATCCGGAATTCTGGTTTTTATTTGATTCTTTTTTTAGTTGTGGTGGGGATAGTCCAGTTCGTCAGCAATGGCGGCGAAGCCACCGATAATCCTAGATATGATCAGTTGCGCACGGCAATCAAGGCCAACAACGTCTCTGAATTGACGGTTCAATTCAACGGTCAGACGTACCTCGTGACCGGTCAATACAGAAAGATACCTGACGGGGCCAAATCAGAAAATTTCTCAACGTATATTCCTCCTACGGATGAGGCGATTAGTGAGCTTGTAGCTGCAAGCGAAACGAACAATTTTGAATATCATCAGGAACCTATGAAAGGTGACAGCATCTGGTTGACGTTGCTGACTTCCTTTATTCCTTTGATCATTATGTTCCTGCTGTTCTTCTTCCTGTTTAATCAGGCTCAAGGCGGCGGCGGTAAAGTAATGAACTTTGGTAAAAGCCGTGCTCGTCTCTATAACGAAGAGAAGAAACGGGTTACGTTTGAAGATGTTGCGGGTGCTGACGAAGAGAAACAGGAACTGGTTGAAGTCGTGGACTTCCTCAAGGACCCTCGTAAATTCGCAGCAGTAGGTGCGCGGATTCCTAAAGGCGTATTGCTTGTAGGTCCTCCGGGTACAGGTAAAACCTTGCTCGCTCGTGCTGTTGCCGGTGAAGCGGGTGTACCATTCTTCAGTATTTCCGGTTCTGACTTCGTTGAAATGTTTGTCGGTGTCGGTGCATCTCGTGTACGTGACTTGTTTGAAAATGCGAAGAAAAACGCCCCATGTATCATCTTTATCGATGAGATCGATGCTGTAGGACGTCAGCGTGGTGCTGGTCTTGGTGGTGGTCACGACGAACGTGAACAAACACTCAACCAGTTGCTTGTTGAAATGGACGGATTCGGAGCCAATGAAGGTATTATCATCGTTGCTGCAACGAACCGTGCTGATATTCTGGACCCTGCCTTGCTGCGCCCAGGACGTTTTGACCGTCAAATCACGGTTGATCGCCCTGACGTGAGAGGTCGTGAAGCGGTTCTGAAAGTACACTCACGCAACAAACCACTCACCAAAGATGTGAAGCTGGACATTATTGCGAAGCGTACTACCGGATTCTCCGGTGCAGATTTGGAAAATCTCTTGAATGAAGCGGCATTGCTTGCGGCACGTCGTAATCGCAGAGATATTTCCATGCGTGAGGTAGACGAGGCGATTGACCGTGTTATCGTAGGTACGGAGAAGAAAAGCCGTGTCATCAGTGATCGTGAGAAACGTATCATTGCTTACCACGAAGCAGGTCACACCATTGTAGGTTACTTCCTGGAACATGCCGATATGGTACATAAAGTTACCATTATTCCGCGTGGACGCGCGGGTGGATATGTAATCATGTTGCCAAAAGAAGATCGTATGCTTGTAACCAAGCAGGAGCTGTTGGACAAAATAACGGGACTCCTTGGGGGCCGTGTTGCAGAAGAATTGTTCATTGGTGAAATTGGTACTGGCGCATACAGTGACTTCCAGCAAGCGACAGGTATTGTTCGAAGTATGGTTATGGAGTACGGTATGAGTGAGAAATTGGGTCCTATGCAATTCGGAAGTTCACAGGGACAGGTATTCCTGGGCCGTGATATTGGTCATGAACAGAATTACTCGGATTCCATCGCATATGAGATTGATCAGGAAATGCAACGCTTCATTAACGATTGTTACGAGAAATGTAAGGACTTGCTCGTAAAACATTCGAAAGAGATGCATCTGATCGCACAAACATTGCTCGAAGTGGAGACATTGGAAATGGATCAGATCAAGGAATTGATCGAGACAGGTTCCCTGACTCCAAAAAGTGAGAACAGCAATGATGGAGAAGGCACGCCTAGCGAAAGCGGAGAGGCGATCATCGACAACATCGGTGATGTACGCGTCCGTATCCAAGGCAAAGATGAAACGCCTGAGCCACCAGCCGGAGATATTCCTAACGAAGCTCCGAATCTGGACAAAGGAAACAGCAATGACCCGGATGATGGTGGAACGAAGCCAACGTCTTAA
- the nadB gene encoding L-aspartate oxidase: MIPQYLVDFDLSALPMVETDVLVIGSGIAGLFTAIKASEQRSVLMITKKSLLESNTRYAQGGIAAVIAEDDSPAYHLQDTLVAGAGLCRSEAVEALVNEGPDGVKELIRLGTLFDLENGELALTQEGAHSHRRILHANGDATGYEIVRALAAQANEHPGIEVWDEHFVIDLITEQGECVGALVQKADGSQVFVKAEATVLCSGGAGQLYRYTTNPEVATADGVAMAYRAGAVVRDMEFIQFHPTSLCYPGAPRFLVSEAVRGEGAYLRNVKGERFMERYHAQLELAPRDIVARAIVSEMESTNSTFVYLDITHEPAEMIKHRFPTIYETCMRYGLDMTTDWIPVAPAAHYMMGGVKTDLSGESSIGRLFACGEVSSTGVHGANRLASNSLSEAIVFGRRIVDRIQSLPPLASLQTNIPTLTTIRRIIKEEQKPVSERRLRLQKMMVRQVGLRRNGANLQAAIEKLQQELQFFDQKFTHKEEMEYANLLTCAWLVTTGALHREESRGAHYREDFPQRDDAVWQKHSLQQREQAIVEELMS, translated from the coding sequence ATGATACCGCAATATTTAGTGGATTTTGATCTGTCCGCGCTGCCGATGGTGGAGACGGATGTGCTGGTTATTGGTTCGGGCATTGCTGGTTTGTTTACTGCGATCAAGGCGAGTGAACAACGCAGTGTGTTGATGATCACGAAGAAGTCGTTACTGGAAAGTAACACCCGGTATGCGCAGGGAGGAATCGCTGCGGTTATTGCTGAGGATGATTCACCTGCCTACCATTTGCAGGATACACTTGTTGCAGGAGCGGGATTATGCCGCTCCGAAGCAGTCGAAGCATTGGTGAACGAGGGCCCGGACGGAGTGAAAGAACTGATTCGACTGGGTACTTTGTTTGATCTGGAGAACGGCGAGTTGGCGTTGACGCAGGAAGGTGCGCACAGCCACCGCCGTATTTTGCATGCCAATGGGGATGCAACGGGATATGAGATTGTGCGTGCACTGGCTGCACAGGCGAATGAACATCCGGGGATTGAAGTGTGGGATGAGCATTTTGTCATTGACCTGATTACAGAGCAGGGAGAATGTGTAGGTGCGCTGGTTCAGAAGGCTGACGGCTCACAAGTATTTGTGAAGGCAGAGGCAACCGTACTATGCTCTGGCGGAGCTGGACAATTGTATCGATATACGACTAATCCGGAAGTGGCTACAGCAGATGGTGTGGCGATGGCCTATCGTGCCGGGGCAGTTGTCCGGGACATGGAGTTTATCCAATTTCACCCGACCTCCCTTTGTTATCCGGGAGCACCACGTTTCCTGGTGTCCGAGGCGGTACGTGGCGAAGGAGCCTATTTGCGCAATGTGAAAGGCGAGCGCTTCATGGAACGGTATCATGCACAGCTTGAACTGGCACCACGTGATATCGTCGCGCGGGCAATTGTCAGTGAGATGGAATCGACAAACAGCACCTTTGTATATTTGGATATCACTCATGAACCGGCGGAGATGATTAAGCATCGGTTTCCTACTATTTATGAGACCTGTATGCGATACGGACTGGATATGACCACAGACTGGATTCCGGTTGCTCCTGCTGCACATTACATGATGGGCGGAGTGAAGACGGATCTCAGTGGGGAGAGCAGCATTGGCCGGTTATTTGCCTGCGGTGAGGTATCTTCTACTGGAGTACATGGAGCCAATCGCCTGGCGAGCAACTCTCTGTCTGAAGCAATCGTATTTGGCCGGAGAATCGTGGATCGTATTCAATCCCTTCCTCCGCTTGCTTCACTCCAGACAAATATTCCCACATTAACAACTATTCGCAGGATCATAAAGGAAGAGCAGAAGCCGGTGTCCGAAAGACGCTTGCGTCTGCAAAAAATGATGGTGCGTCAAGTGGGGCTGCGCCGGAATGGCGCTAACCTGCAAGCAGCAATAGAGAAACTGCAACAAGAACTGCAATTTTTTGATCAGAAGTTTACTCACAAAGAAGAGATGGAATATGCCAACCTTTTGACCTGTGCCTGGTTGGTTACCACTGGAGCATTACACCGCGAGGAAAGTCGGGGAGCCCACTACCGTGAGGATTTCCCGCAGCGTGACGATGCCGTATGGCAGAAGCATAGTCTGCAGCAGCGAGAACAAGCGATTGTGGAGGAATTGATGTCATGA
- a CDS encoding type III pantothenate kinase has protein sequence MILVVDVGNSNIVLGVYQGRELLHHFRLSTSRQSTVDEYGVLIYNLFHMSGISTRDIEGVIISSVVPPLVNVIEAMCEKYVGKKPLLVGPGIRTGLNLRYENPREVGADRIVNAVAAVEKYGGPLVVVDFGTATTFDCIDEKGNYLGGAIVPGIHIATEALYERASKLPRIELEKPKKVIGRNTIHAMQAGIIFGYAGQVDGIVERIREEMGAKPRVIATGGLAKLIAEETRSIDEVDPLLTLEGLRIVYERNRER, from the coding sequence TTGATTCTTGTGGTAGACGTGGGCAACAGCAATATCGTACTCGGCGTGTATCAAGGCCGGGAGTTGCTCCACCATTTTCGCCTGAGTACATCCCGGCAGTCGACAGTGGATGAATACGGCGTATTGATTTATAATTTATTTCATATGTCGGGGATTTCAACACGCGACATTGAAGGTGTGATCATCTCATCCGTGGTTCCACCACTAGTGAATGTGATTGAAGCCATGTGTGAGAAATACGTAGGCAAAAAACCGCTACTCGTTGGGCCTGGTATTCGAACCGGCCTGAACCTGCGGTATGAGAATCCTCGTGAAGTTGGCGCGGATCGCATTGTTAATGCAGTAGCAGCCGTTGAGAAGTATGGCGGCCCTCTCGTTGTGGTCGATTTTGGTACAGCGACTACATTTGACTGTATTGACGAGAAAGGAAATTATCTGGGCGGGGCTATCGTACCCGGCATCCATATTGCAACCGAAGCACTCTATGAACGAGCGTCCAAGCTACCTCGTATTGAATTGGAGAAGCCCAAGAAAGTCATTGGTCGCAACACCATTCATGCGATGCAGGCCGGCATTATATTTGGTTATGCAGGACAGGTGGACGGCATTGTGGAGCGTATTCGCGAGGAAATGGGAGCCAAGCCTAGAGTCATTGCAACCGGAGGCCTTGCCAAGCTGATTGCAGAAGAAACACGCAGCATCGATGAAGTGGATCCGCTGCTTACGCTTGAAGGGCTGCGTATCGTTTATGAGCGGAACCGGGAAAGGTAA
- the nadC gene encoding carboxylating nicotinate-nucleotide diphosphorylase, giving the protein MILNGYNEGLIESIKNWLREDVGAGDVTTNVTIPAGSQSKAVIHAKDNGIIAGITVAELVFQVVDPGLAFTPMVKDGDAVTHGTILAEVEGSTHSLLTGERLALNLLQRMSGIATRTRTYVDALEGLSTRLVDTRKTTPGHRLLEKYAVRVGGGANHRFGLYDAVMIKDNHIKGAGGITEAVQRARAVIPHTMTIEVETENMEQVREALQAGSDIIMLDNMHSDRMREAVALIREQAPHVKVEASGNVSLNTIRGIAESGVDVISVGRLTYSFESLDISLDLNEKKEG; this is encoded by the coding sequence ATGATACTGAACGGATATAATGAAGGACTCATCGAATCAATCAAAAACTGGCTTCGTGAGGATGTTGGTGCAGGGGATGTCACAACAAATGTGACGATTCCCGCTGGCAGTCAGTCCAAGGCCGTTATACATGCCAAAGACAATGGAATCATTGCAGGAATTACGGTAGCAGAACTCGTGTTTCAGGTAGTGGATCCTGGTCTTGCGTTCACACCAATGGTAAAAGACGGTGATGCAGTTACACATGGTACGATTCTGGCTGAGGTAGAAGGAAGCACACATAGCTTGCTGACAGGAGAGCGTCTGGCTCTTAACCTGCTTCAGCGCATGTCTGGTATCGCTACCCGTACACGTACTTATGTTGACGCGCTGGAAGGCCTTTCTACACGATTGGTCGATACTCGTAAAACAACACCGGGACACCGCTTGCTTGAAAAATATGCAGTGCGGGTTGGTGGCGGAGCAAATCATCGGTTCGGTCTCTATGATGCCGTCATGATTAAGGATAACCACATCAAGGGCGCAGGCGGGATCACTGAAGCGGTACAGCGTGCGCGAGCCGTCATTCCGCATACAATGACCATTGAAGTAGAGACCGAAAACATGGAACAGGTCAGAGAAGCCTTGCAGGCTGGGTCAGATATCATTATGCTGGATAACATGCACTCAGATCGGATGCGTGAGGCCGTCGCTCTTATTCGTGAGCAGGCTCCGCATGTGAAAGTTGAGGCATCGGGCAACGTCTCGCTAAATACCATTCGTGGTATTGCAGAGAGCGGAGTGGATGTAATTTCAGTTGGCAGGTTAACCTACTCTTTTGAGAGCCTGGATATCAGCCTGGATTTAAACGAAAAGAAAGAGGGGTGA
- the hslO gene encoding Hsp33 family molecular chaperone HslO encodes MNGRVRAFAVQTTELVEELRRRHDTFPTATAAMGRTVTAASIMGAMLKGEEKLTIQVKGDGPIGQIVADANAKGEVRGYVSNPHVHLPSNSMGKLDVAGAVGTEGFVNVTKDLGLKEPYRGSVPIISGELGEDFTYYFAKSEQTPSAVGVGVLVDTDNSVIVAGGFIVQLLPGLMDDEITVIENAIGTMPPVTSLLAEGLELEALLRRVLPDVQVMDEMDIHFHCECSRERVEKTLISLGQSEMEQLIEEEGQAEVVCQFCNEAYDFNKEQLETILEQAKN; translated from the coding sequence ATGAACGGACGGGTTAGGGCCTTTGCTGTTCAAACGACGGAACTGGTTGAGGAATTGCGCAGAAGACATGATACGTTTCCCACGGCTACAGCAGCTATGGGGCGTACGGTTACAGCAGCATCCATTATGGGGGCTATGCTTAAGGGAGAAGAGAAGCTGACAATTCAAGTCAAAGGCGACGGCCCCATTGGACAGATTGTTGCCGATGCTAATGCGAAGGGTGAAGTTCGTGGCTATGTAAGCAATCCGCATGTACATCTGCCGAGCAACAGTATGGGCAAACTGGACGTTGCTGGCGCAGTCGGAACAGAGGGATTCGTGAACGTAACGAAGGATTTGGGGCTGAAAGAGCCTTATCGCGGCAGTGTGCCGATTATTTCAGGGGAACTTGGCGAAGACTTTACGTACTATTTTGCCAAATCGGAGCAGACGCCTTCTGCTGTAGGCGTTGGTGTACTAGTGGATACCGATAATTCGGTTATTGTAGCCGGTGGATTCATTGTACAGTTGCTTCCAGGTTTGATGGATGATGAGATTACGGTGATTGAAAATGCCATTGGTACAATGCCGCCAGTGACGTCTCTGTTGGCTGAGGGGCTTGAACTGGAAGCACTGCTTCGTCGCGTACTGCCTGATGTACAGGTCATGGACGAAATGGATATTCATTTCCACTGTGAGTGTTCACGTGAGCGGGTAGAGAAAACGTTGATCAGTCTGGGTCAATCCGAAATGGAACAATTGATTGAGGAAGAAGGCCAGGCTGAAGTGGTTTGCCAATTCTGCAATGAGGCTTACGATTTCAACAAGGAACAACTTGAAACCATCCTAGAGCAAGCCAAGAACTGA
- the hpt gene encoding hypoxanthine phosphoribosyltransferase, with the protein MQNDIQEVLISEEEIQSKIKELGATISAEYANRNPLVICVLKGAFIFMADLVKNITVPVEMDFMAVSSYGASTKSSGVVKIIKDLDESVEGREVLIVEDIIDSGLTLSYLIELLQNRGAESVRVVTLFDKPSGRKVELEAHYTGFDIPDAFIVGYGLDYAEKYRNLPYIGILKPEVYSN; encoded by the coding sequence TTGCAGAACGACATTCAGGAAGTATTGATCAGTGAAGAAGAAATTCAGAGTAAAATCAAGGAATTAGGCGCAACAATAAGTGCCGAATATGCAAATCGCAATCCTTTGGTCATTTGTGTGCTCAAGGGTGCGTTTATATTTATGGCTGATTTGGTTAAGAACATTACGGTACCTGTTGAGATGGATTTCATGGCAGTATCGAGTTATGGCGCTTCCACCAAATCATCAGGCGTTGTTAAAATCATTAAGGATCTGGATGAATCCGTCGAGGGACGCGAGGTTCTGATTGTAGAGGACATTATTGATAGTGGACTCACGCTCAGTTATCTGATCGAACTCTTGCAGAACCGCGGTGCTGAATCCGTCCGTGTGGTTACGCTATTTGACAAGCCTTCAGGTCGCAAAGTCGAACTTGAAGCTCATTACACCGGCTTTGACATTCCGGACGCATTCATCGTTGGCTATGGTTTGGATTATGCCGAGAAGTACCGGAACCTCCCTTACATCGGGATTCTGAAACCGGAAGTTTACAGCAACTAA
- the tilS gene encoding tRNA lysidine(34) synthetase TilS — MEALRWNKLVNNVLDAAEEHQLWVPGDRIVVAVSGGPDSVAFLHIMHEISTRHVPLELICAHVHHGFRIESDHEAEMMKELAHRLGIAFEWVKADVPSYMKLTGQGSQEAARNKRYEFLHEVAVKYDAASIALAHHADDQAETVMLHLLRGSGLSGLAGMKFKRREKNVELIRPCLRINKTDLVEACNTQGFLYFNDESNFLRKYRRNAIRLDVLPFLGQYNGQLTPSLNRLAEIVGDEDDFMEQGAYDAYRCLVQANGGRQTFEVPSFLKLHVALQRRLIKLILNYLPLDSDFVDFTRIETIRRKVIQPDATTWSLDIGQTLACTREYDLISFGIRTDVQDQSYEYRLAQWSGTYELSLAEIDRHVRIVPMSPEDYHVPESADHAAFDADQLLMPLVVRSRLPGDTMKVMGLNGSKKVKNIFIDEKIPPSVRSRVPVVCDGAGNVIWLPGVRRSSVAPVREDTSAILYMTVGDSAIQG; from the coding sequence ATGGAAGCTTTACGCTGGAACAAGCTGGTGAATAACGTGCTGGATGCAGCGGAAGAGCATCAGTTATGGGTTCCCGGGGATCGGATTGTCGTCGCAGTATCGGGCGGACCGGACTCGGTAGCTTTTTTGCATATCATGCATGAGATCAGTACCAGGCATGTCCCGCTGGAATTGATCTGCGCCCATGTACACCATGGTTTTCGGATTGAATCCGATCATGAAGCCGAGATGATGAAGGAACTTGCGCACCGACTTGGCATTGCATTTGAATGGGTGAAGGCCGACGTACCTTCTTATATGAAGCTTACCGGTCAAGGCTCTCAGGAAGCTGCGCGCAACAAGCGATATGAGTTTTTGCATGAAGTGGCTGTCAAATACGATGCGGCGAGCATTGCACTGGCCCATCATGCCGACGATCAGGCAGAGACGGTTATGCTCCATTTGCTGCGAGGAAGTGGTCTTTCCGGACTCGCTGGAATGAAGTTTAAACGGCGAGAAAAAAATGTGGAACTTATTCGTCCATGCCTTCGTATAAACAAGACAGACCTTGTAGAAGCTTGTAATACCCAGGGTTTTCTGTATTTTAATGATGAAAGCAATTTCCTGCGTAAATATCGGCGTAATGCCATTCGCTTGGATGTGCTTCCTTTTTTGGGGCAATATAATGGACAGTTGACGCCGTCTTTGAATCGACTTGCCGAAATTGTAGGTGATGAAGACGATTTCATGGAACAAGGTGCATATGACGCATACAGGTGTCTAGTGCAGGCGAACGGCGGAAGGCAAACCTTTGAGGTGCCTTCCTTTTTGAAGTTACATGTCGCTTTACAACGAAGGTTGATTAAACTAATATTGAATTATCTGCCTTTGGACAGTGATTTTGTCGACTTTACCCGTATTGAGACCATTCGCCGCAAGGTAATTCAGCCTGACGCGACGACCTGGAGCCTGGATATAGGACAGACACTCGCCTGCACCCGGGAGTATGATCTGATCTCTTTCGGCATACGGACTGACGTACAGGATCAATCTTACGAATATCGTCTTGCTCAATGGAGCGGAACTTATGAGCTTTCTCTCGCGGAAATCGACCGGCATGTTCGGATCGTTCCGATGAGTCCCGAGGACTATCATGTACCGGAATCGGCGGATCATGCCGCATTTGATGCGGATCAACTGCTTATGCCGCTGGTTGTGCGTTCAAGGTTACCTGGAGATACCATGAAAGTGATGGGATTAAACGGAAGCAAAAAGGTGAAAAATATTTTCATCGATGAGAAAATTCCCCCATCTGTCCGTTCACGGGTTCCCGTGGTATGTGATGGAGCAGGCAATGTCATTTGGTTACCGGGTGTTCGCCGGTCTAGTGTAGCTCCTGTCAGGGAGGATACTTCCGCAATCCTGTACATGACTGTAGGCGATTCAGCGATTCAGGGGTAG
- the nadA gene encoding quinolinate synthase NadA, giving the protein MEALALERKAEMNRELRERLMELKKERNAIILAHYYQRDEVQEVADFRGDSFLLAQKAAQTDADVIVFCGVHFMGESAKILAPNKTVIIPDERAGCPMADMVNVEGLRKLKAQHPNAKVVTYINSSAEIKAETDICCTSANAVRVIQSVDSDEIIWVPDKNLGHYVQQHTDKKMIIWEGYCNTHDMLTVKDVVEMRAKHPNAEFVVHPECRPEVVEMGDFVGSTTAILEYCKNSSAKEFIVGTEDGTGYQLRLDSPDKQFHFATKFLVCPNMKVNNLKKLVKCLETMKPQIYVPPAVADKARESLERMLLVK; this is encoded by the coding sequence GTGGAAGCTCTGGCTTTAGAGCGCAAGGCTGAGATGAACCGGGAGCTGCGCGAGCGGCTGATGGAGTTGAAGAAGGAACGTAATGCCATTATTCTTGCCCATTATTATCAACGTGACGAGGTACAGGAGGTCGCTGATTTCCGGGGAGATTCGTTTTTGCTGGCCCAGAAGGCGGCACAAACCGATGCGGATGTTATCGTTTTCTGCGGGGTTCATTTTATGGGTGAAAGCGCTAAAATTCTTGCCCCTAACAAAACGGTTATCATCCCCGACGAGCGTGCAGGCTGCCCAATGGCAGACATGGTGAACGTTGAAGGCTTACGTAAATTGAAAGCACAGCACCCGAATGCCAAAGTTGTAACGTACATCAATTCTTCAGCTGAGATCAAGGCAGAGACCGACATCTGTTGTACATCGGCCAATGCTGTCAGAGTCATTCAATCTGTTGATTCCGATGAAATCATCTGGGTACCGGATAAAAATCTGGGACATTATGTGCAACAACATACAGACAAGAAAATGATTATCTGGGAAGGTTACTGCAATACCCATGATATGCTGACGGTCAAAGACGTGGTTGAGATGAGAGCGAAGCATCCAAATGCCGAGTTCGTTGTTCACCCGGAATGTCGTCCTGAGGTTGTAGAGATGGGTGACTTCGTAGGTAGCACAACCGCCATTCTGGAATATTGTAAGAATTCGTCCGCTAAAGAATTTATCGTAGGTACCGAGGATGGTACAGGATACCAACTGCGTCTCGATAGCCCAGATAAACAATTCCACTTTGCTACCAAGTTCCTCGTATGCCCGAACATGAAGGTCAACAACTTGAAAAAGCTGGTTAAATGTCTGGAAACGATGAAGCCGCAAATTTACGTACCGCCAGCGGTTGCCGACAAAGCCAGAGAATCACTAGAGCGCATGTTACTGGTGAAGTAG
- a CDS encoding peptidyl-prolyl cis-trans isomerase — translation MTRQEKGLWTAVIVLTLGMLVMGSVMVVQGLRNGREGADSPQDTNQEEGNAVATINGEVITDKEWTEALKRRYGSELLLQMLNRKAVYAEALDRNLTVTPKEIAKELAAAMDGYDSEKAYFDEMQSQLGLSRQDLELEAGYRLLLEKIATSGIQIKDADIEHYWNEHHEDYVSPEKYDLSIIVLKEEEQAESVLDALDKGADFEETARNESTDTYSRDAGGRLGWVEQNDPFQSEAILKLAAQLDVGDIAGPVKVEEGYAIIKMNDKQERQVQPAEEVREEIRMQLALSQADPLPQVEERLRSKYEAVIIAEIPAS, via the coding sequence ATGACAAGACAGGAAAAAGGGTTATGGACGGCTGTAATTGTCTTGACGCTTGGAATGCTGGTGATGGGTTCGGTTATGGTTGTGCAAGGCTTACGAAATGGACGTGAAGGAGCAGATTCGCCTCAGGATACCAATCAAGAAGAGGGAAATGCGGTAGCAACGATCAATGGGGAGGTCATCACCGACAAGGAATGGACCGAGGCATTGAAACGGCGCTATGGCAGTGAATTGCTGCTCCAGATGCTCAATCGTAAAGCTGTATATGCAGAAGCGCTCGATCGTAATCTGACGGTGACTCCCAAAGAAATTGCGAAGGAACTTGCCGCGGCCATGGATGGATATGATTCGGAGAAGGCATATTTTGACGAGATGCAGTCCCAACTGGGTTTATCCAGGCAAGATCTTGAGTTGGAGGCAGGATACCGACTTCTGCTTGAGAAAATCGCGACGAGCGGTATACAGATCAAGGATGCAGATATTGAGCATTATTGGAACGAACACCATGAAGACTATGTTTCCCCAGAAAAATATGATCTGTCTATCATTGTATTGAAGGAAGAGGAACAGGCTGAATCAGTCCTGGATGCGCTCGACAAGGGAGCAGACTTTGAAGAAACTGCGCGTAATGAATCGACGGACACTTACTCCCGTGATGCGGGTGGTCGTCTGGGATGGGTTGAGCAGAACGATCCGTTTCAGTCCGAAGCGATCCTCAAACTTGCAGCTCAACTGGACGTTGGCGATATTGCAGGGCCGGTGAAGGTGGAAGAAGGATACGCCATCATTAAAATGAATGACAAACAAGAGCGTCAGGTGCAACCTGCAGAAGAGGTTCGCGAAGAAATTCGGATGCAGCTTGCTCTCAGCCAGGCTGATCCCCTGCCCCAGGTGGAGGAAAGGCTGCGGAGCAAGTATGAAGCTGTCATCATCGCTGAAATTCCGGCATCCTGA